In Fusarium musae strain F31 chromosome 7, whole genome shotgun sequence, a single window of DNA contains:
- a CDS encoding hypothetical protein (EggNog:ENOG41) produces MTPPEMISMASKDGQDSTPRRHSLSDESDSISAADEKRLVAKLDFYIIPLVMVLYLFSFLDRVNIGNARLYGLEEDLNLSSNQFQVAVSILFVTYLLFEVPSNLVLKLFTPRRWIAFIAAAWGIIATLTGLVNSYGALIACRLLLGAVEAGLFPGLTVYLTFFYTKRELALRVGYLFVSAAVAGALGGLLAYGIGHMDGLHGMSGWRWIMIIEGIPSFLLGVVTYFALPNDAETAYFLDQNERALMRSRHAREYGNTASSREFSKKDMMCAFKDWKVWAFCVAQFGVDTMLYGFSTFLPTIIRDLGDWTVAETQLLTVPCYFLGAAAYMSTAFLSDKLQQRGLFCVIFGVISVIGYAILLADVSSGVHYFGCFLVAGGLYVVVGLPLAWLPTNSPRYGKRTTGTGMQLTWGNASGIMSAFIYPASDKPRYIRGHAVTLSMVALGTVIYGFMLWWYRRENERRQGGLMDDKFRGMGEDELAELGDESPRYRYTI; encoded by the exons ATGACTCCTCCAGAGATGATTAGTATGGCTTCGAAAGACGGCCAAGATAGTACGCCCAGGCGTCACAGTCTGAGCGATGAGTCTGACTCCATCTCagctgctgatgagaagagacttGTTGCGAAGCTGGACTTCTACATCATTCCCCTTGTAATGGTACTTTACCTCTTCAGTTTCCTAGACAG AGTCAACATTGGCAATGCCCGACTTTACGGACTCGAAGAGGATCTGAACCTCTCGTCGAACCAGTTCCAAGTTGCTGTGTCCATTCTATTCGTCACATACTTGCTCTTCGAGGTTCCATCCAACCTTGTCCTTAAGCTCTTCACGCCTCGTCGATGGATCGCCTTCATCGCTGCTGCATGGGGAATCATCGCCACCCTCACCGGCCTCGTCAACTCATACGGTGCTTTGATCGCTTGCCGTTTGCTCCTTGGTGCCGTTGAAGCAGGCCTGTTCCCTGGCTTGACGGTGTATCTCACTTTCTTCTACACCAAGAGAGAACTTGCTCTTCGCGTGGGTTATCTGTTCGTCAGCGCTGCAGTCGCTGGAGCTCTAGGTGGCTTGTTAGCATATGGCATTGGACATATGGATGGCCTCCACGGTATGAGCGGTTGGCGATGGATCATGATCATTGAAGGAATCCCCAGTTTCTTGCTTGGTGTGGTTACATACTTCGCTTTGCCCAACGATGCAGAGACAGCATACTTCCTCGACCAGAACGAAAGGGCGCTTATGCGTTCTAGACACGCCCGTGAGTACGGAAACACGGCTTCCAGTCGGGAATTCAGCAAGAAGGACATGATGTGCGCCTTTAAGGACTGGAAGGTTTGGGCGTTTTGTGTTGCGCAGTTTGGCGTCGACACTATGTTGTATG GGTTCTCAACCTTCCTCCCGACCATTATCAGGGATCTCGGTGATTGGACGGTTGCAGAGACACAGCTCCTCACCGTGCCATGCTACTTCCTCGGTGCAGCGGCGTACATGTCTACCGCATTTCTCTCAGATAAGCTTCAACAGCGTGGGCTTTTCTGTGTGATCTTTGGAGTCATCAGCGTTATTGGATATGCAATCCTGCTGGCTGATGTGTCTTCCGGCGTTCATTACTTTGGCTGCTTCCTGGTAGCTGGGGGTTTGTACGTTGTTGTGGGCTTGCCACTGGCTTGG TTGCCCACAAACTCGCCGCGTTACGGAAAGCGTACTACTGGTACGGGTATGCAGTTGACTTGGGGTAATGCGTCAGGCATCATGTCTGCATTCATCTA TCCTGCTTCGGATAAGCCTCGATATATTCGCGGACATGCTGTAACGCTCAGCATGGTCGCTCTCGGCACCGTAATTTATGGTTTTATGTTGTGGTGGTACCGACGAGAGAATGAACGACGACAGGGAGGTCTAATGGATGACAAGTTTCGAGGAATGGGAGAGGATGAGTTGGCtgagcttggagatgagaGTCCACGCTATAGATATACCATTTAG